In Ischnura elegans chromosome 9, ioIscEleg1.1, whole genome shotgun sequence, the following proteins share a genomic window:
- the LOC124164876 gene encoding uncharacterized protein C1orf131-like has translation METDIHLIPTKCSRVCSGKRPPFEFKVHSSDVNSLPSDKKLQKVHNRQHPSKENTHERPDIEMKRVRYEVMKFSSSKLEGREREEADVALAVSLGAIPPKKDYINYKELHQKRKTEKDVAEEKPHSIAKLKAKLMRGKEKIKKGKGKRKSKIQTKDKNKVAILHSYGKLGRNKKKAA, from the coding sequence ATGGAAACTGACATTCATTTAATTCCTACCAAGTGCAGTCGGGTGTGCTCTGGAAAACGCCCACCATTTGAGTTCAAAGTTCATAGCAGTGATGTGAATTCTCTTCCCTCCGATAAAAAGCTGCAAAAAGTACATAATCGGCAACATCCTTCTAAAGAAAATACACATGAAAGACCAGATATTGAAATGAAGCGTGTTCGATATGAGGTCATGAAGTTTAGTTCATCAAAACTAGAAGGACGTGAACGAGAGGAGGCCGATGTTGCCTTAGCGGTGAGCTTGGGGGCTATTCCTCCCAAAAAAGATTACATAAACTATAAAGAACTCCATCAGAAAAGGAAAACCGAAAAAGATGTTGCTGAAGAGAAACCCCATTCCATTGCCAAGTTAAAAGCAAAACTAATGAGGGGcaaggagaaaattaaaaaaggcaaGGGCAAACGAAAGAGCAAGATACAAactaaagacaaaaataaagtgGCCATCCTTCACTCATACGGAAAACTtggcagaaataaaaagaa